The genome window ACGCGGCCCACATCAACATCCTGATCGGCCCACGCAATGGCCCGGCCGGCCAGGCGTTTGCCAACAGCCTTGCGTCCCCAAGCCAGGGCCATTGCCCGTTCATGGTGATCGCCCAGCCGAATATCCCGGTCAAGCCCATGACCCTCTACGTCAACAAGGCCGCCATCGGCAGCGACTTGCACGGCAACGCCACCTGGGGCGCGTCCCAGGCCGGTATCGCCAAGGCGGTCCTGGAGGCCTTGCTCGACGGCACCCTGCCGCCGGAAGCCGAAGACGAGTGGGCCATCGTCACCGCCAACTGGGTCAACCCGGCCTGCGATGACCTCGATGCGGTCTACCTGAACAACTACAACGCCTGCCGCACCGCGATCCGTGCGGCCTTGACCGGAGCGCCGTTCACCGCGCAACTGGCGGATGTGGTCAACCAGATCAGCAACCCTTTCTACACGCCCAAGGCCTGAGGAGACTGCCATG of Pseudomonas azotoformans contains these proteins:
- the fae gene encoding formaldehyde-activating enzyme; protein product: MKTLDLYIGEGFEGPGVNAAHINILIGPRNGPAGQAFANSLASPSQGHCPFMVIAQPNIPVKPMTLYVNKAAIGSDLHGNATWGASQAGIAKAVLEALLDGTLPPEAEDEWAIVTANWVNPACDDLDAVYLNNYNACRTAIRAALTGAPFTAQLADVVNQISNPFYTPKA